The window TCACGACGAGGCGCCCCGGGACCAGCCGCCCCACGGCCCTACGGCTCGACCACGACCTCCTGCGCCGCGGCCGTCGTGTCGGCCAGCAGCCGGGCCTCCAAGGGCACGTTCCGCTTGACGAGGCCCAGCGCGATCGGGCCGAGCTCGTGATGCCGTACGGACGTCGTGATGAAGCCGATCTTCCGTCCTTCGGGCCCGTCGTCCGCGAGACGCAGCTCGGTGCCGTGCGGCGGCAGGTGGACCTCGCTGCCGTCCAGGTGCAGGAAGACGAGCCTGCGCGGCGGCTTGCCCAGGTTCTGGACCCGGGCCACGGTCTCCTGGCCGCGGTAGCAGCCCTTCTGCAGGTGCACCGCGCTGCCGATCCAGCCCAGCTCGTGCGGGATGGTGCGGTGGTCGGTCTCGAAGCCGAGCCGCGGCTGGTGGTGCTCGACGCGCAGGGCCTCGTACGCCAGCAGCCCGACCGCCGGACCGTGCTTGTCGACGTCGGCGGCGTACGACTCCAGGTCCGCCCGCGGAAGAAGGAGATCTCGCCCGTACGGGGTCTCGCGGACGACCGCGCCGTCCGGGATCTCGGCGATGGAGCCGGCCGGCAGGTGCACGACCGCGAAGTCGGCACTCCGGTCGGTGACCTCGACGCGGTAGAAGAACTTCATCGACTCCAGGTACGCGATCAGCGCGTCCTGGCTGCCGGGCTCCACGTGGGCCCAGGTCGTCGTCCCGTCGTCGACGAGGTACAGCGCGTGCTCGACGTGACCGTGCGCGGAGAGGATCAGCGCCTCGGTGGCCTGCCCCGCCGGAAGATCGCTGACGTGCTGGGTGAGCAGCAGGTGCAGCCAGCTGAGCCGGTCGTCGCCGGTGACGGCGACCACCCCGCGGTGCGAGAGGTCCACGAAACCGGTGCCCTCGGCGAGGGCACGCTGCTCACGGAACAGGTCGCCGTAGTGGGCGGCGACACCTTCGTCGACGCCCTCGGCGGGCACGGCACCGGGCAGGGACAGCAGAGGGCTTTTCATATCCACACAGCCTACGACCGAGTGGTTGCCGTTTTTATTTCCCGGCACCGCCGGTGCCGGCCTTGGCCGCACAGTCCTCGCAGCGCCCGAAGATCGCGAAGTGCTTCATGTCGGTGACGAAGCCGAAGGTCTCGCGCAGCTTGGCGGTGAAGTCGGCGGCGACCTCGATGTCCGCTTCGATGACGTTCGTGCAGTCGCGGCAGACCAGATGGATGTGATGGTGCCGGTCCGCGAGGTGGTACGTGGGCGCGCCGTGCCCGAGGTGCGCGTGGGAGACCAGCCCGAGCTCCTCCAGGAGCTCCAGGGTCCGGTAGACCGTGGAGATGTTGACCCCCGACGCCGTCTTCCTCACTTCCACGAGGATGTCGTCGGGAGTCGCGTGCTCCAGGGTGTCCACGGCTTCGAGCACGAGCTGCCGCTGCGGGGTCAGGCGGTAGCCGCGCTGCCGCAGATCGCTCTTCCAGTCCGTGCCTTCGGTGCTGCTTCCGGTGCTCACCACACCGAAAGTCTAGAACTACTTGAAGAAAGCGATCCCGTCGTCCGGCATGTCGTCCGGCAGAGCCTTCGCCCAGCGCTCGACATCCTCCGGGCTGACGACCTTCTTGAGCTGCGCCGACATGTACGGGCGCAGCGGGATCTCGGGGGTCTGCTTCTCGCCGACCCACATGAGGTCGCTCTTCACGTAGCCGTACAGCCGCTTGCCGCCGTTGTACGGGCCCGAGGCGGCCGTGCGCGCCACCGCGTCCGTGACCAGGTCGATCTGCGGCTTCTTGGCGGCCAGCTCGCCGTACCAGACCTCGACGACGCCGTCGTCGCGAACCATCACGACCTCGACCTTGCGGTCCTTGTCGATGCGCCAGAAGCCCGACTCGGACTCCAGCGGCCGCACCTTGTTGCCCTCGGAGTCGAGGACCCAGGTGTGCGAGTGGTACTCGAGGAAGTCGCGCCCGTCATGGGTGAAGCTGACTTCCTGGCCGAAGTTGCACTTCTCGTCGCCGGGGAAGTCGTGGACGCCCGCGCCGGTCCAGTCGCCGAGCAGGAAGACGAGGGGGACGAGGTCCGGGTGCAGGTCGGACGGGATCTCGATCATGAGGTCGGCAGTTCCTTGGTGGGGGTCAGCGCTGGCCCTGGTACAGCTTCTTCACGGCGAGCCCGGTGAAGGCGAGAACGCCGACACAGACCAGGATCAGCAGAGCTTCGAAGAAGTACTCAAGCACGGGGTGCTCCTCGGGTGACGCGGTGGTGGGCAGTACAGAGCCGCTTCCACTCTAGTCGGGCCGGAACCCGAGCTCTTCATGAGGTAGGCCCTACGATGCGCTGCATGGCGAAGAAGCTAGTGATCAAAGTGACGGCGGGGGCCGACTCTCCCGAGCGCTGTTCGCAGGCCTTCACGGTGGCGGCGGTCGCCGTGGCCAGTGGTGTGGACGTCTCGCTGTGGCTGACCGGCGAGTCGGCGTGGTTCGCGCTGCCGGGCCGCGCCGCCGAGTTCGAGCTCCCGCACGCGGCCCCGCTTCCCGGCCTGCTCGCCTCGGTCCTGGCCGGTGGCCGTGTCACCCTCTGCACGCAGTGCGCCGCCCGGCGTGACATCTCGGAGAAGGACGTCCTTCAGGGCGTACGGATCGCGGGCGCGCAGGTCTTCGTCCAGGAGGCACTGGCGGACGACACGCAGGCGCTCGTCTACTGAGCCGGCGGTCGCCCGGCGGCCTCTAGGGCCGCTTCTTGCCGTCCAGCTCGTCCCACCACTCGTCGGACCCGGCGTCGCCCGAGGGGTCGTCCCACCAGCGGTCGTCGGGGCCGCGCCGGTTGGCCGTCATCGCCGCTACCGGCGGGATCAGCATGGCCACCACGCACATGCCGACGGCCACGGGGACCGACCAGAGCCGTACGACGCCCCAGGCCAGCACGAACAACCCGATGCACGTCCCCATCATGGCGAAGTAGACGTGACGCCTTCGCGCATACATACGTCCAGCGTAGAGCGCCCTCGGCGCGAAAGCTCGCCCCGCGGGCCCCGGAGCGCCGCGGGCGAGCCGAAGGGCCGCACCCCGTACCGGAAAGCGTCCAACCCCCGGGGGTGCGGCCCTTCGGCCGTTCATACGGTGCGAACCGTCAGACGGTTCAGACGGCGATGGCCACCTCGGCCAGGCCACCGGTCTGGGCGACGACCGTACGGTCGGCCGTGCCGCCGGGAACGAGGGCGCGGACGGTCCAGGTGCCCTCGGCCGCGTAGAAGCGGAACTGTCCGGTCGCCGAGGTGGGGACCTCGGCGGTGAACTCGCCGGTCGAGTCCAGGAGGCGGACGTAGCCCACCACCGGCTCGCCGTCCTTGGTCACCTGACCCTGGATGGTGGTCTCACCGGGCTTGATCGTCGAGGCGTCGGGGCCGCCTGCCTTCGCTCCACACATGTTTCGATTCCGTCCTTCAGTACTGCGGGCCTAAGGGTTACTTGTTGGCGCCGAGCTCGATCGGCACGCCGACGAGGGAGCCGTACTCGGTCCACGAGCCGTCGTAGTTCTTGACGTTCTCGACACCGAGGAGCTCGTGCAGCACGAACCAGGTGAGCGCGGAACGCTCACCGATGCGGCAGTACGCGATGGTGTCCTTGGCGAGGTCGACCTGCTCGTCGGCGTAGAGCTCCTTGAGCTCGTCGTCCGACTTGAAGGTGCCGTCGTCGTTGGCGTTCTTCGACCACGGGATGTTGCGCGCGGACGGGACGTGGCCCGGGCGCTGCGACTGCTCCTGCGGCAGGTGGGCCGGCGCGAGCAGCTTGCCGCTGAACTCGTCGGGCGACCGGACGTCGACCAGGTTCTGCGAACCGATGGCCGCCACGACGTCGTCGCGGAAGGCGCGGATCGCGGTGTTCTGGGCCTTGGCCTTGTAGTCCGTCTTCGCGCGGGTGGGCACCTCGGCGACCAGGTCGCGGGAGTCGAGCTCCCACTTCTTGCGGCCGCCGTCGAGGAGCTTCACGTTCTCGTGGCCGTAGAGCTTGAAGTACCAGTAGGCGTAGGACGCGAACCAGTTGTTGTTGCCGCCGTAGAGGACGACCAGGGTGTCGTTCGCGATGCCCTTCTCCGACAGGAGCTTCTCGAAGCCCTCCTGGTCGACGAAGTCACGGCGGACCGGGTCCTGGAGGTCCTTGGTCCAGTCGATCCGGATCGCGTTCCTGATGTGGTTCTTCTCGTACGCGGACGTGTCCTCGTCGACCTCGACGACGGCCACGTTCGGGTCGTCCAGGTGGTCCTGGACCCAGTCGGCGTCTACCAGGACGTCGCTGCGGCTCATGCTCGTTCTCCTCCGGGGCAGTTGCGGCGGGGCGTTGCGTAAGTGAGGGGTGCGGGGCACGTACGGGCTCGGCGGCCATGGCTGCGAGGTGTACGCGGCGCGGGGACGGCCCCGACAAGAGAGGTCGAAGGGCCCGGCTCGCGGAAGTACGGACGCTTCCGCTCAGAAGGTGCGACAGAGCATGGCGGCGACGCGGCACAGGTCTACTGCCCGCCGCTTCGTGAGGTCCGCCTGTTGCGTCATGCCGTCGATCGTAGGGACGGAAAGCCGGACATGTCACCGGCGTGTCGCATGCTGAGACGCGATCGTCCGCGATGTGGGATGCGGAGGGCGCGGAACCAACTCCCGCACGCCCCGCGGGCCTCCGTAGCCCTCGTCACATCACTCGTGCATCTGCTGTACGGACTGGTCCGTCTCGCCTTTCGGACGGCGCGGGTGATCCGCACGCCGCCCGGACGGTGGTCGGAGGCCGCCGCCGGCTCGGCGGTCCGTCATCCGGCCGTCCCGGCCGCCCTGTGTCCTACCCGACGAGGCTGACGTCGGAACCCTTCACCCCGATGTCGACACCCTTGTCGGCCGCCTCGACCTTGTCGATCCTGATGCCGCCCGGCAGGCCGTCGATCTTCTGCCGGAAGTCGGTGATCAGGCGCACCCGGTCCTCCGCGAGCTGGACGCCCAGGTTGGGCAGGGAGTCCGCGTGCACCTCGACGGTGTCGCCCTTGACGCTCACCGAGCTGAGCACGGAGACCGGGCGGGGCAGCTTCGTGCCGAGCACGGTGGCCTCCACCTCGACCTTGATCTTTCCGTTGCCGCCGTCGGAGAGACCGACCACCTTGGCGGTGACCCCGGTCGCGACGTCCACGGGCTCGGCCTTCGCGGCCTTGAGGAGCTCGTCGTACGAGACCGTGGCCGTGCCGGTGGCGGAGGCGGCCTTCGCGGAGCTGTAGTCGCCGGAGAACGCGACGCCCCGCATCCGGGCGTTGAGGTTGTCGATGCGGATCTTGGCGGGCGCGCCGCCGCTGGTGCCGCCCGTCGCGCCGCTCGTGTCGGCCTCGTAGTCCTTGATCCCGACCTCGACCTCGTCCAGCTCGCCGCCGACCACCTGGGTGAGGAAGGGGAAGCCCTTGATCGACACGTCAGGGGTGGTGGCCAGGCCCTCGTTGGTCTTCAGCCGGTCCGCGGCCTCGTCCTCGGCGAAGCCCACGGCGACGCGGTCGGCGATGACGAAGAGGCCGCCCAGGATGACGGTCACGATCAGAAGTATTCGCAGTGCTCGCATGTTTTCCGTGTTCCCCCACCTAGGCGGTCTCCTGAGCGCGAGGGTAACCCTGACGGTCCCTCCGGCCGGGGGGACGGGGTGGGTTGTCGATCAGCTGTGACAGGGGGGCGCCCCGGTTCCGGGGCCTCAGGCCAGGGCTCGGCCCAGCAGGTAGACGGCCGGGGCCGCCGCCGCGAGGGGCAGGGCCACTCCCGCGGTGAAGTGGACGAACCGCGACGGATAGTCGTAACTGGCGACCCGGTGTCCGATCAGGGCGCAGACGCCGGCCCCGGCCCCGAGAACCGCCCCGGCCTCGCCGAGATCGGTGAGCCCGCCGACGGCGATTCCGGCCCCCGCCGCGGCCAGCAGCGCCACGACCACCGAGGCGATCGTCGGCAGGGGAAGCGCCCGCGCCAGAACCGCCGCCGCGACCGCCACCCCGCCCACCGTCACCGCGTCCGCGTCCGCCGCCAGGTGGCCCGTCGCGACGATCGCGAGGGCCGCCGAGACGACCGTGGCCATCAGGCCGTACATCCGCTCGTCGGGTCCGGCGTGGCTGCGCAGCTGGAGGACCAGGGTCAGCAGGACCCAGACACCGAGCGTGCCGAGAATCGCGGCGGGGGCGTTGTCCCGCCCGGCCGCGAGCAGCGCCACGTCAGCGGTGAGGGCACCCGCGAAGGCCAGTGCGATGCCCTGCCGGGCGGGCCACATCCCGTTCAGCCGGAACCAGCCCGCCGCGGTCACCGCCTGAAGGATCACCAGCGGTACGACCAGCGCGTACTGCCCGACCGCGGCGGCCCCGGCGAGCAGCAGTCCGAGGACCGCCGTCAGCACGGCAGGCTGCGCGCCGGGCTCGATGACCGGCGAACGGCCCTCGGCGCGGGCCCGCTGGGCGTCGGTCACACGGGTGTTGCCGGTGACCGTGGCGGGGCCGTAGCCCGAGGCGGACGCGGGGTCGGAGGCGAAGGCGCCGGGGGCGGGCGTGGGGACGGGCCCGGCCGCCGGCGCGGGTACGGGGTTACCGCCGCCCTCGGCCTGCTGCCCGCCCTGGGAGTAGTGGGCGGCCTGGGCGTACGGGCCGTCCTGGGCCCGATGAGCGCCCTGGGCGTGCTGCGGGCCCTGTCCTGGCCGGCCCTGGCCCGGCTGACCCTGGCCCGGCTGGCCCTGCGGCTGCGAGGCCTGGTTCCAGCCCGCCCCGGTCTCCGCGGGCATCGGCTGTCCCACGACGCCGTACCGGGCCGCGTGCGGCGGCTGAACCCCGTACGCGCCCTCTCCCGGGCCCTGCTGGGGCAGATACGCCGTGTCCGCGGCGGGCGCGACCGGCGGCTGGACCTGTGTCTCCCAGGTCCGGCCCTCCCACTGCTGGGTGTACTGCTGCTGCGCCGCGGCCTCGTCGTACTGCTGCTGCCCGGTCCACCCGGACGGCTGCTGCGGGGCCTGCTGGTGCTGGTGGTCCTGCTGCTGTGGCTGGGGTTGCTGCTGGTACGGGTCGTACCCCTCGTACGGCCCGTTCCCCTCGTACGGCTGGTTGCTCATGGTCCCGTCACCCTCCTGCGAACGGCGGGAGCACCTCGACCGTGCCGCCCTCGGCCAGCCGTACCGTCTCATGTCCGCGGGTACCCACGGGGTCGCCGTCGATGAGGAACGAGCATCGCCGCAGGACGCGGACGAGTTCGCCGGGGTGTCGCTCGCGGGCCGCGTCGAGCGCCTGGGCGAGGGTCTGCGCC of the Streptomyces aurantiacus genome contains:
- a CDS encoding CAF17-like 4Fe-4S cluster assembly/insertion protein YgfZ, coding for MKSPLLSLPGAVPAEGVDEGVAAHYGDLFREQRALAEGTGFVDLSHRGVVAVTGDDRLSWLHLLLTQHVSDLPAGQATEALILSAHGHVEHALYLVDDGTTTWAHVEPGSQDALIAYLESMKFFYRVEVTDRSADFAVVHLPAGSIAEIPDGAVVRETPYGRDLLLPRADLESYAADVDKHGPAVGLLAYEALRVEHHQPRLGFETDHRTIPHELGWIGSAVHLQKGCYRGQETVARVQNLGKPPRRLVFLHLDGSEVHLPPHGTELRLADDGPEGRKIGFITTSVRHHELGPIALGLVKRNVPLEARLLADTTAAAQEVVVEP
- a CDS encoding Fur family transcriptional regulator, with product MVSTGSSTEGTDWKSDLRQRGYRLTPQRQLVLEAVDTLEHATPDDILVEVRKTASGVNISTVYRTLELLEELGLVSHAHLGHGAPTYHLADRHHHIHLVCRDCTNVIEADIEVAADFTAKLRETFGFVTDMKHFAIFGRCEDCAAKAGTGGAGK
- a CDS encoding FABP family protein, producing MIEIPSDLHPDLVPLVFLLGDWTGAGVHDFPGDEKCNFGQEVSFTHDGRDFLEYHSHTWVLDSEGNKVRPLESESGFWRIDKDRKVEVVMVRDDGVVEVWYGELAAKKPQIDLVTDAVARTAASGPYNGGKRLYGYVKSDLMWVGEKQTPEIPLRPYMSAQLKKVVSPEDVERWAKALPDDMPDDGIAFFK
- a CDS encoding DsrE family protein, producing the protein MAKKLVIKVTAGADSPERCSQAFTVAAVAVASGVDVSLWLTGESAWFALPGRAAEFELPHAAPLPGLLASVLAGGRVTLCTQCAARRDISEKDVLQGVRIAGAQVFVQEALADDTQALVY
- a CDS encoding DUF3099 domain-containing protein — translated: MYARRRHVYFAMMGTCIGLFVLAWGVVRLWSVPVAVGMCVVAMLIPPVAAMTANRRGPDDRWWDDPSGDAGSDEWWDELDGKKRP
- a CDS encoding DUF1416 domain-containing protein; protein product: MCGAKAGGPDASTIKPGETTIQGQVTKDGEPVVGYVRLLDSTGEFTAEVPTSATGQFRFYAAEGTWTVRALVPGGTADRTVVAQTGGLAEVAIAV
- a CDS encoding sulfurtransferase codes for the protein MSRSDVLVDADWVQDHLDDPNVAVVEVDEDTSAYEKNHIRNAIRIDWTKDLQDPVRRDFVDQEGFEKLLSEKGIANDTLVVLYGGNNNWFASYAYWYFKLYGHENVKLLDGGRKKWELDSRDLVAEVPTRAKTDYKAKAQNTAIRAFRDDVVAAIGSQNLVDVRSPDEFSGKLLAPAHLPQEQSQRPGHVPSARNIPWSKNANDDGTFKSDDELKELYADEQVDLAKDTIAYCRIGERSALTWFVLHELLGVENVKNYDGSWTEYGSLVGVPIELGANK
- a CDS encoding Ms5788A family Cys-rich leader peptide, whose product is MTQQADLTKRRAVDLCRVAAMLCRTF
- a CDS encoding LmeA family phospholipid-binding protein; the protein is MRALRILLIVTVILGGLFVIADRVAVGFAEDEAADRLKTNEGLATTPDVSIKGFPFLTQVVGGELDEVEVGIKDYEADTSGATGGTSGGAPAKIRIDNLNARMRGVAFSGDYSSAKAASATGTATVSYDELLKAAKAEPVDVATGVTAKVVGLSDGGNGKIKVEVEATVLGTKLPRPVSVLSSVSVKGDTVEVHADSLPNLGVQLAEDRVRLITDFRQKIDGLPGGIRIDKVEAADKGVDIGVKGSDVSLVG
- a CDS encoding MoaD/ThiS family protein → MAKGTVRYWAAAKAAAGVAEEPYEAQTLAQALDAARERHPGELVRVLRRCSFLIDGDPVGTRGHETVRLAEGGTVEVLPPFAGG